The Raphanus sativus cultivar WK10039 unplaced genomic scaffold, ASM80110v3 Scaffold4395, whole genome shotgun sequence region gaAGTGATGTTTTCAATATTCAGTATTCAaagcaaaaataatatttggtgTTGTTCTTAAATTGTGCTTATTATAAgtgaaaaactattttattgttTGCCTTCATTTTTCACTAATATAAACAGGGTTATGATAAGTATTTTGTaacttatattaatttatatatgcatTATGCCTAAATGTCATATAGACTGAAACGAGcaaatatcaaacaaaaattattgctaaattatatatttgacgtTAACAAAATTATACTAACCAGAGTGGAGGTTTTAGGAAGTGGGGGAGACTGATTTGGAGTCAGAGATGATGGGTTaggaggtggaggagacttTTTTAGAGCTGGACGCAGAGGTGATGGTGTAGGTGATGGCGGAGACTTTTTAGGAGTCGGTGGAGGGGATGGTTTATAAGGCGGAGGAGACTTTTTTGGAGCTGGAGGCGGAGGTGAGGGTTTAGGAGGCGGAGGTGATTGTTTAGGAGGCGGAAGAGATGGGTTaggaggtggaggagacttCTTTGGAGTTGGACGTGGAGGTGAGGGTTTAAGTGGTGGCGGAGCCGTCTTAGGAGCCGGGGGAGATGACGGAGTCGTTGGCTTTCGTGAGGGTGGTTGAGGAGGTGAAGGGTAACTAATAGAAATGGCGGCTCCAGATCCGTTGTTATGGGTACATTTCCATACTTTGGAATCTCCGAAATTGAATTTACCAGCGTATAAGTGGGGTTGTGGTTGGCCGGCATTCATCAGCTTCTCCTCATTAGAGACTTCTGAAGGTTTTGGCCAACCTCCCATCGCTGTGGACGGTGAAACAATGACACAGAGGAGAGCTACGACGACGATAATGAGGCTTTTCATTGTTGACTGTGTGCGAAATGAATTGAGTGTGAATGAAACTTGTGGAATGGGATTATATAGAAGGGCGTTTCTTTTAACCTATTTGTGCGGTGCATATAGATTTCAAAGTATATTTTACCGGATCGTATCAGATACTGAAACTGAATCCtcgttataatatttttctctggttatttttgaaaatatcaatCGCGTTGTTTTCTATGAAATGTGTTGAAGATTTGATTATGTCAACAGAAATATAACGTAAAAACGAAAAAGAAGCTAAGAACTGTTTAGAAAATAAGATGTTGTTTTGGGGGAATATGCTTTTTTATTGTTACCTTCTAACTTCTGTTAATCATGACAAGGATAAAATAAAGGTCAAATTGGCTGAAAAACCATGATATAGAAGTTAATTAGCAAACCAtgcagaaaaaaaattatttagttagTCGGATATAGAGGgagtttagtcaaaaaaaaaaaaaatagagggaGTAGGGAAATTACGCAGATGTCCCATAGCAATATCGATGTAGTGTTAATATAGGGTGCAGTGCTACCATAGCCAAAATCAAATATAGATACACGGATACACCCGTTGCATAAAGAAAATAcagaaagaaaatgatattaattataaaaattaagttgTCGGAAGTTCATCAGGTATATTTCTCGGAATTCATCGGAACGTTCGAACCACTTTCTTAAAAACACTTCCGACGCTATTTGTGATCGGAATTTACCGATTAATTTCTGACAAATGGAGTTTCCGAGACTCAGACTCCAACAAAAGTTTGATTGTCGGAAATTCGTCATAAACATCCATTACCGACCAACTTCAGATATATGTCTGTCGGAGTTTACGCTTTATTCTTGTAGTGTTTATACATTGAATTTTCACGGCAAAAACTCCAACGTTTGTGATATACGAATAGGGTCCGAATTTGAAAGAAATCAAACATAAGCAAAGTTAAAAATCGATGATTATCTGAGAACTCTCCCTTACTAGACTCTGCCAACAggaaaaaaaacctaaaaagatTTTACATTAAAGATGAGCTCATAATGCATTTAGCACAAATTTTTGCAGTTGAGCAGTAATTCTCATGCGTGATGTAGCCTCCTGTGTAGCTAAAGCTAAGGGTCTAGGAAACTGTAGCGAAGGCGTGTCAGATTTCGTGTATATACGTGATAGAGTCAGTTGTGGGATATTGCGAATGTTGAACAGTACATTATCAAAAAGCTAAAAATCCTTTTTTGGTGTATATCAAGTGCAATTACCCTAAATTTATTCATTGAAGATTTTTTACTATTTACTTTAAGTTATTTATCAAATAGAAAGTAAATAATTATATCGCATTATTCATGGCTGTTTTGTTATCTTGCATGATTGTTTAACTAAAGCTCTTATTTTAATccgtactagattttgacccgcccttgaaagggcgggtattattttcacttttataaaatatattatttgtttgtaattattgaatgtatttattttagtaaaatattctttataatAAGTTCAACATATAGAGTCTTTctcgtaaactatgtgtttttggctttgttttattctctctctaataaatatatttatttggcttgttactaaaataaataattttagaacgcaaatgtataatactttaatattgatattttgtttaaacaatgtgacatatttctatattaattaaattattgtattttaattttttatacaaataaacatatttgtgtagtttgttgttaaaaaaattgattttgaatgcaagtatacagtacttttatattaatattttgttatgtgcagccattatctatactattaaaactgaagtacaattaaaatttaaccctgacttttcctaaatatttacaaagcattgccactgacattaaaggAAATCTTAAGACCTAATAATAATCAAATCGGTTATACATTTTCCATTAAATATAACATGCCTTATATGTAGGTACCTCATTAGAATTTTACTTATATAGTATTACATGTGTGATGGTTCTCGGGTTTCGTAAATTGTATTAGTGTGTTTCATTCAATTGGTATTTTCGTAAATTgtgttaatgttttattaaaaaattggtgGTTGGTTTGTGTTTTAGTTTTTGAGATTGTTAAGAAAACGTTGGTTTAGAGGTGTATTGACTTCGTGTTTAAAccatagatattatatatcatatgttTTAAGCTTggaagtaaatatattttaatctgtcattttgttattttttcttttggcatcatctgtcattttatttattataaccaatagtttttaaaataacataagttTTGAAAAAACTTACTCAGAAACTTCATAAAATCCGACAAAATATATAGgagatattattaa contains the following coding sequences:
- the LOC130507363 gene encoding extensin-like; this translates as MKSLIIVVVALLCVIVSPSTAMGGWPKPSEVSNEEKLMNAGQPQPHLYAGKFNFGDSKVWKCTHNNGSGAAISISYPSPPQPPSRKPTTPSSPPAPKTAPPPLKPSPPRPTPKKSPPPPNPSLPPPKQSPPPPKPSPPPPAPKKSPPPYKPSPPPTPKKSPPSPTPSPLRPALKKSPPPPNPSSLTPNQSPPLPKTSTLIIPSPPPPHESIPAQSPPKEPTTPSTPWPHYQNWNPWGHFINCMAEFGPSAVCKQQIELSYYTGRFRVSDQCCNIFVNMRNECSDVILGFYDDRYFLPLLRCTCHVKIY